In Agromyces sp. Leaf222, the genomic window GACGCCGGCTCCTCGACGCCCTCGACGACCTCGAGCGGCAGGAGCCGCACGACCGAGGGAGTCTGGGTCATCATGCTGACGAAGCGGTTGTACACCACGAAGATCTCGTCGACGCCACCATCGGTCGCATCGCGGAGGAACGCCTCGAGCACCGCGTCGGAGATCTCCTTCGCGAGTTCGAACGACGGGTTCTCCGAGCTGCCGGTCCACTGCTGCTCGGACTCACGACGCCGGAACGCGAAGTACCCGACCGCCTTGCGGCCGACCAGGAAGTAGCTGACTTCCTTGCCGTCGGAGCGCAGCAGCTCGCTGAGCTGCTCCGCCTCGCGGAGCACCTGCGAGTTGAACGCACCCGCGAGACCGCGGTCGGACGTGAGGATCACGACCGCCGCGCGCTCGATGCGCTCGGGCTCGGTGGTCAGCACGTGCTCGACGTTCGAGTGCGTCGCGACCGCCGAGACGGCACGCGTGATGGCTCGCGAGTACGGCGACGATGCGGCCACACGAGCCTGCGCCTTCTGGATGCGCGAGGCGGCGATGAGCTCCATCGCCTTCGTGATCTTCTTCGTCGTCTGGGCAGACTTGATCTTCTGCCGGTAGACCCGAAGTTGCGCTCCCATGTCTCTCCTGTAGTCCTAGAGTCGATCGATCAGTCGTGTCGAGGCGCTCAGCGCTTCGACTTGACGACCTGCTCCTGGTTGACCGATTCGGCGTCGATCGGCTCGAACTGCTCCGAGCCGACGGATGCGAGCGGCTTGCCCTCTCCGGTCTGGAACTCGAGCTTGAACTTGTCGACCGAGGACTCGAGCGTCGCGACGGTCTCGTCGGACAGCACGTTGGTCTCGCGGAGGTCGCTGAGCACCGACGTGTTGCGACCGAGGAAGTCAAGGAGCTCGCGCTCGAAGCGCAGGATGTCCTCGACCGGGACCTCGTCGAGCTTGCCGTTCGTGCCGGCCCAGATCGAGACGACCTGCTCCTCGACGGGGTACGGCGAGTACTGCGGCTGCTTGAGCAGCTCGGTGAGGCGTGCGCCGCGAGCGAGCTGGCGACGGCTGGCCGCGTCGAGGTCGGACGCGAACATCGCGAACGCCTCGAGCGAGCGGTACTGCGCGAGCTCGAGCTTCAGCGTGCCGGAGACCTTCTTGATCGACTTCACCTGGGCGTCGCCACCGACACGCGACACCGAGATGCCCACGTCGACCGCGGGACGCTGGTTGGCGTTGAAGAGGTCGGACTGGAGGAAGATCTGGCCGTCGGTGATCGAGATCACGTTGGTCGGGATGTAGGCCGACACGTCGTTCGCCTTGGTCTCGATGATCGGCAGGCCGGTCATCGAGCCCGCGCCGAGCTCGTCGGAGAGCTTCGCGCAACGCTCGAGCAGACGCGAGTGCAGGTAGAAGACGTCACCGGGGTACGCCTCGCGTCCCGGCGGACGACGGAGGAGCAGCGACACGGCACGGTAGGCCTCGGCCTGCTTCGACAGGTCATCGAAGATGATGAGGACGTGCTTGGAGGCGTACATCCAGTGCTGGCCGATGGCCGAGCCGGTGTACGGGGCGAGGTACTTGAAGCCGGCGGGGTCGGAGGCCGGTGCCGCGACGATCGTCGTGTACTCCATGGCTCCGGCGTCTTCGAGGGCGCCCTTCACCGAGGCGATGGTCGAGCCCTTCTGGCCGATCGCGACGTAGATGCAGCGGACCTGCTTGTTGACGTCGCCGGACTCCCAGTTGGCCTTCTGGTTGATGATCGTGTCGATCGCGATGGCCGTCTTGCCGGTCTGGCGGTCGCCGATGATCAGCTGACGCTGGCCGCGGCCGACGGGGATCATGGCGTCGATCGCCTTGATGCCGGTCTGGAGCGGTTCGTGGACCGACTTGCGCTGCATGACGCCGGGAGCCTGGAGCTCGAGCGCGCGGCGGCCCTCGAGGCCCGTGATCTCGCCGAGGCCGTCGATCGGGTTGCCGAGCGGGTCGACGACGCGGCCGAGGTAGCCCTCTCCGACGGGGACCGAGAGGACCTCGCCGGTGCGGGTCACCTCCATGCCCGCCTCGATGCCGGTGAACTCTCCGAGGACGACGACGCCGATCACGTCTTCCTCGAGGTTCAGCGCGAGACCGAGCGTGCCGTCCGCGAAGCGGATGAGCTCGTTGGCCATGACCGAGGGCAGTCCCTCGACGTGCGCGATGCCGTCGGCGGCGTCGGTGACGTATCCGACCTCGGTCTTCTGCGCCGTGCCCGGCTCGTAAGCCGAGGCGAACTCCGTGAGAGCCGTGCGGATCTCATCGGGGCTGATGGAGAGTTCTGCCATTGCCATTTCCTTTTCTGAAGGGCCAGGCCCTTTTCTGTGCCGGAGGACCAGCTACTGGTGTGTCACGGCGCAGGACGCCGGTCGGTGTCGTCCGGCGTCAGCCGGCAAGCTTCTGCCTCAGCGAGCTGAGGCGCGAGGCGACGCTGCCGTCGATGACGTCGTCGCCGATCTGCACGCGGACCCCGCCGAGCACGGCGGGATCGACGATGGTGTCGAAACGGATGCGGCGACCGGCCTGAATGGCGAGTCCCTGCTCGAGTCGTGCCAGCTGCGCGTCGCTCAGCGGCACGGCGGTCGTGACCGTCGCGACATCGAATCCGCGCTGGTCGGCGATGACGGATGCTGCGCCGCGGAGCATCTCGCCGATGCGGCGACCGCGCGGCGAGAGCACCAGGTGACGCACGACGACCACGGTCGCCGGGTCGGACTTGCCCGAGCCGAGCAGCCGCTCGACGAGGCGGGCCTTCGGCTCGCTGGCACCGAGCTTGGAGCCGAGCACGAGCTCGAGCTCCGAGTCGGACGCGACGGCGCGCTCGAACGCGAAGAGTTCGGCGTCGAGGTCGACGCCCTCGCCCGCGGTGTCGGCCGCGACCCGGAAGCCCAGCTCCTCGACGCCGTCGAGGAAGTCGGCCTGGCTCGACCACCGCTGCGATGCCGCCGCCGTGAGCAGGGCCACCGCTCCGGGAGCGATGCGCCCGCCGAGCACGCTGGAAACCAGCGCGCTCTTCTGCGCGGCATCGGCTTCGTTGTCGGTGAGCGCGGTGCGCAGCTGACCGGAACCGGCGATGAGTCGAACGGCGGCGAGGAGGTCCTCGGCGACCGAAAGGTCGGCCTGGCCCGACGACGCGAGCGTGGCTCGCGACGCCGCCAGGGCCTCTCTCGTAGCGCTACCCATGGGCTACTTCGTCTCCCCTGCGGCGGCCTTCTCGGACGCCTCGAGGTCGGCGAGGAACCGGTCGACCACGGCCTGGGCCTTCTGGTCGTCGGTCAGCGACTCGCCGATGACGCCGGAGGCCAGGTCGATCGCGATGGTGCCGACCTCGGAGCGGAGCGAGACGAGCGCGGACTGGCGCTCGGCCTCGATCTGCGCCTGGGCGCTCGCGGTGACGCGAGCGGCCTCGGACACCGCGGTGTCCTTGGCCTCGGCGACGATCTTCTTGCCGTCTTCACGAGCGGTCTCGCGGATCTGGCCTGCCTCTGCGCGCGCGTCGGCGAGCTGGGCGGTGTACTCCTCGAGGGCGGCCTCGGCCTTGCGCTGGGCCTCGTCGGCCTTCGCGATGTTGCCTTCGATCGCTTCGGCACGCTCATCGAGCATCGTCTGGACGCGCGGCAGCACGTACTTCCAGAAGAAGATGAGGATGATGATGAAGCAGACCGACGACCAGAGGATGTCGTAACCCTCGGGAAGGACCGGGCTGTGGGTCTCGCCACCCTCGGTTGCAGCGCTCAGTACTGCATGAAGCACGTTGGCCTCCTCAGTTGCGGCGGGTGGATCAGACGAAGATGAAGTAGGTCGCGATACCGATGAAGGCGAGCGCCTCGGTGAACGCGATACCGATCCACATCAGGACCTGGAGACGGCCGGCCAGCTCGGGCTGACGAGCGACGCCCTCGATGGTCTTGCCGACGACGATGCCCACGCCGATGGCCGGGCCGATGGCTGCGAGGCCGTAGCCGACCGTCGCGATGTTGCCGTTGATCTCAGCGAGAACGGTGGTTGCGTCCACGTTGGGTTTCCTTTCCTAGGGATGTTTCTGGGCGGGTGCCCGGGCTCAGTGCTCTTCGGCGACCGCGAGCTGGATGTAGACCGCGGTGAGAAGGGTGAAGACGTATGCCTGCAGGAAGGCGACGAGGATCTCGAACAGCGTGAAGGCGAACCCGAAGGCCAGCGTTCCGGCACCGAGGAGAGTCCACCATCCGCCGAGGGTGAAGACGAAGAACTGCGTGGCTGCGAAGAAGAGCACGAGCAGGAGGTGACCGACGATCATGTTCATCATGAGTCGAAGGGTCAGCGTGATCGGCCGGATCACGAAGGTCGAGAGGAGCTCGATCGGCGTGACGATGATGTAGACCGGCCACGGAACACCCGAGGGGAAGAGCGAGTTCTTGAAGAAGTTCTTCGGGCTCTTCTTGACACCCGCGTAGATGAAGGTGATGTAGGAGACGATCGCGAGGACGAGCGGCACGCCGATGACGGAGGTGCCGGCGATGTTCAGGAACGGGATGATGCCCGTGATGTTCATGAACAGGATCATGAAGAACATCGTCGTGAGGATCGGCAGGAACCGCTTGGCGTCCTTCTTGCCCAGCAGGTCTTCGGCGACGTTGACGCGCACCAGGTCGAGACCCATCTCGAGCAGGCTCTGGAACCTGCCTGGCACGAGGCGCATGTGGCGCGTGCCGAGCCAGAAGACCAGGAGCAGTGCCACGACCGCGACGAAGCGGACGAGCATGATGCGGTTGATCTCGAAGGGGGTGTCTTCGAAGAGGAGTGCTCCCGGGAAGAATTCGTCGATCGACGGCCCGTGGAATTCACCATCGTTGGTTGACATCGGAACCAGAAGGTTCAGAGCGTTAGCTAGCAGCGCTATCTCCTGTTTCGGGGCGTGGAGCTCTGCTCTCGCGACGACGAACATCGGAACGGTTTCACGCACATGCCGAAGCAGGCGTTTACCGGGGGGATCTCCATTACTCTAGCAAGACTTCGGGCATCGGACGAATCGCCGACGAAGTCTCGTGCGACGAATTCGACAACTCGTCGAAATTCAGTCCTCGCGAGGCGCCGGAGGCAGCTCGACGTCGCTGACGTGCGGCATCCGGGACTTCGTGATCACGACCACGTCGACGACGAGCGAGGCGAGCACGCCGGCCACGAGGCTGAGGAACAGCACGGTCGTGTCGAGCCATGCGGCGTCACGCAGCAGCACGACGAGCACGATGAAGACGATGAACTTCAGGAGCCATCCGCCGAGCACGATGCCGAAGAAGGCACCCACGAAGAGGTCGCTCGAGGCGAAGCGGTTCGCGATGAGGATCGTGGCGGCCGTGATGCCCATGAAGACGACGGCCATGGCGGTGCCGATCAGCGCTCCGACGAGCCCCTCGCCACCCGCGAAGACGAAGCCGAGCACCGCGCTCACCACGAGCAGGGCCGCGGCGACGATGCCGCCCCACACGAGCGCCTGGCGCAGCACGGGGTTCGAGGTGGGGGTGTTGTCAGGTCGTGCGTCGTTCATCAGGCTCCAGTCGTGGGTCGCCCGATTGTACCGAGGCGGCCTGAGCCGAGCCTGCCGTGGCCGCCGGCGCCGGTGCCGCCGCGGCATCCGTCGTCATCGCGGCGTCGACCCTCCCGCCCTCGTCGATCACGGACTCCGAGGCGGTCGCGCCGCGCTCGAGCTCGTCGAGGTGCGGCGCCACCGGCACGGCGGACGTCGCCTCGGCCGCGACGGTCAGGCGCTTGCGGCGGCCGAGCGGCGCGAGCGTGACGATCGCGCAGG contains:
- a CDS encoding F0F1 ATP synthase subunit gamma — its product is MGAQLRVYRQKIKSAQTTKKITKAMELIAASRIQKAQARVAASSPYSRAITRAVSAVATHSNVEHVLTTEPERIERAAVVILTSDRGLAGAFNSQVLREAEQLSELLRSDGKEVSYFLVGRKAVGYFAFRRRESEQQWTGSSENPSFELAKEISDAVLEAFLRDATDGGVDEIFVVYNRFVSMMTQTPSVVRLLPLEVVEGVEEPASIEPLYEFEPDAETVLDALLPVYIESRIFNALLQSSAAKHAATQKAMKSASDNADNLITDYTRLANNARQAEITQQISEIVGGADALVAAK
- a CDS encoding F0F1 ATP synthase subunit delta yields the protein MGSATREALAASRATLASSGQADLSVAEDLLAAVRLIAGSGQLRTALTDNEADAAQKSALVSSVLGGRIAPGAVALLTAAASQRWSSQADFLDGVEELGFRVAADTAGEGVDLDAELFAFERAVASDSELELVLGSKLGASEPKARLVERLLGSGKSDPATVVVVRHLVLSPRGRRIGEMLRGAASVIADQRGFDVATVTTAVPLSDAQLARLEQGLAIQAGRRIRFDTIVDPAVLGGVRVQIGDDVIDGSVASRLSSLRQKLAG
- the atpB gene encoding F0F1 ATP synthase subunit A, translating into MSTNDGEFHGPSIDEFFPGALLFEDTPFEINRIMLVRFVAVVALLLVFWLGTRHMRLVPGRFQSLLEMGLDLVRVNVAEDLLGKKDAKRFLPILTTMFFMILFMNITGIIPFLNIAGTSVIGVPLVLAIVSYITFIYAGVKKSPKNFFKNSLFPSGVPWPVYIIVTPIELLSTFVIRPITLTLRLMMNMIVGHLLLVLFFAATQFFVFTLGGWWTLLGAGTLAFGFAFTLFEILVAFLQAYVFTLLTAVYIQLAVAEEH
- a CDS encoding F0F1 ATP synthase subunit B, producing the protein MLHAVLSAATEGGETHSPVLPEGYDILWSSVCFIIILIFFWKYVLPRVQTMLDERAEAIEGNIAKADEAQRKAEAALEEYTAQLADARAEAGQIRETAREDGKKIVAEAKDTAVSEAARVTASAQAQIEAERQSALVSLRSEVGTIAIDLASGVIGESLTDDQKAQAVVDRFLADLEASEKAAAGETK
- the atpE gene encoding ATP synthase F0 subunit C — encoded protein: MDATTVLAEINGNIATVGYGLAAIGPAIGVGIVVGKTIEGVARQPELAGRLQVLMWIGIAFTEALAFIGIATYFIFV
- the atpA gene encoding F0F1 ATP synthase subunit alpha, translated to MAELSISPDEIRTALTEFASAYEPGTAQKTEVGYVTDAADGIAHVEGLPSVMANELIRFADGTLGLALNLEEDVIGVVVLGEFTGIEAGMEVTRTGEVLSVPVGEGYLGRVVDPLGNPIDGLGEITGLEGRRALELQAPGVMQRKSVHEPLQTGIKAIDAMIPVGRGQRQLIIGDRQTGKTAIAIDTIINQKANWESGDVNKQVRCIYVAIGQKGSTIASVKGALEDAGAMEYTTIVAAPASDPAGFKYLAPYTGSAIGQHWMYASKHVLIIFDDLSKQAEAYRAVSLLLRRPPGREAYPGDVFYLHSRLLERCAKLSDELGAGSMTGLPIIETKANDVSAYIPTNVISITDGQIFLQSDLFNANQRPAVDVGISVSRVGGDAQVKSIKKVSGTLKLELAQYRSLEAFAMFASDLDAASRRQLARGARLTELLKQPQYSPYPVEEQVVSIWAGTNGKLDEVPVEDILRFERELLDFLGRNTSVLSDLRETNVLSDETVATLESSVDKFKLEFQTGEGKPLASVGSEQFEPIDAESVNQEQVVKSKR